GCTCGGCGGCCGCCACGGCAGCGCCGCCGCCATTGGACACGCTCGATGCGATCACAAGGACCTTGTCCTGGTCCAGCGTGCGCTGGCGCGTGCCGTTGGCCGACACGGCGCCGAAGCGGTCATTGATGGCCCACAGCGCAAACTCCACCGCCTGCAGCGTGAACTTGCCCCAGTCCTTCTCCGGGTTGCGCTGCGAATGCGCGTGCTTGAACGCCAGCCGGTGCGGGTTGGCGGCGGTGAATTCGGCCAGCGAGGTAGCGCCGGCCGGCGCGGCGAAGTGCGCGTTCTTGCCGGCGGCCGCGCGCGTGGTGCGGGTGCCGTCGATCAGCGGCACCGTGTCGGTATCCAGGTCATGCGGCGCGGCGCCGGTGCCCTTGTCGGTATAGGCCACCGCGCAGCCGCGCTTCAGGCCCCATTCGCCGGTGCCGATGGCGCCATACACGCCGCGCGAGCCGGACGAGGTCGCGGTGATCAGGCACGGCCTGGCGGGGTTGAACGTGGTCGGTATCTGCACCAGCATGGTCACGTTCTGCTGGCCCGAGCCGTCGTCGGAATAGGCCAGGTACTCGACGCCCGCGACCTTGCCTTCCGACGCGGTGACATTGCCCTGCGCATCGACGTTGGGCCCATAGAGCGAGCCGTAGCCGCCGCCGGCACTGGTATCGACAATGGCGCGATAGTTGGTATAGATCGCATAGCGCCGCAGTTCCGCCGCGGTGGGCGCGGCCGGATTGAGCGGCAGCGGCGCCGTGCTGCTGGCCAGGCCGTCCTTGCCCAGGCCGCCGGTCAGCAAGTCGTCGCTGGCGCCGTCGTAGCTGTTGATGGTGACCGCGCCGATATAGGCCGGCTTGGTATTGGGGTTGCCGCCGTTGCCGTTGCCGTTGCCGTTGTCGATGTCGTCGCTGGAGCCGCATGCGGCCAGCATCGATGTGGCCGCCGCCAGCGCCGTGAGCCTGAGGCCGCGGTACCGCGGCGAATGCTGCGTGGATTGCATGTCAACCTCCTTCTGTCGCCCGCCCCGCGGGCCGTCGAGACATACGTCGATGGAAGACTGCGGAAACTGCGAAGACTGCGAAGACTTCGACCGCGAACAACGGGAACGACATCAAGCCACGGCAACTGGTGCGCGCTTCAGCCGCTGTTTCCGGCCAGGCCCGCACGCAGCTTGTGCTTTTCCACCTTGCCGGACGGCGTGCGCGGCAGCGCGTCGAGAAAGCGCACCTGGCGCGGCACCTTGTAGCCGGCCAGGTGCGCCTTGCAATGAGCGATCACGGCATCGGCGTCAAGCGCGGCACCCGGGCGCAGCACCACCAGCGCCATGCCTACCTCGCCCCAGCGCGGATCCGGCGTGCCGATCACCGCGGCCTCGGCCACGCCTGGCAGCTGGAACAGCACGTTCTCGACCTCGGCCGGATAGACGTTCTCGCCGCCCGAGATAAACATGTCCTTGGCGCGGTCGACGATGTAGTAGTCGCCGTCTTCGTCGCAATAGGCGATGTCGCCGGAATGCAGCCAGCCGTCGCGCAGCGCCTGCGCGGTGGCCTCGGGCAGGTTCCAGTAGCCCGGTGTCACGCCCGGCCCCTTGATCAGCAGTTCGCCGCGCTCGCCAGGGCCTACGTCGACGCCGAGCGGATCGACGATGCGGGTCAGCATCGATCCCACCGGCTTGCCGATGCTGCCGAGCTTGCGGCGCGCGGTGTCCTCGTCGCACACGAAGACCGTCGGGCCGGTCTCCGTCATGCCGAAGCCGAAGCGGATGGTCACGCCCTTGGCCAGGTAGGCTTCCAGCAGTGGCCGCGGCACCGGCGAGCCGCCCGCCGCCATATTGCGCACGCCGGACAGGTCCGCCTGCGCGAAGCCCGGATGCTGGCTCAGGAACAGGTACACCGACGGCACCGCGAAGAACATGGTGATGCCCGTGCCGCTGCCGCGGTCGAGCCGGGCCAGCACGGCCTGCGGCTCGAACTGCCGCATGATGTGCACCGTGCCGCCGGCGTGCAGCACCGGGTTGGCATACAGGTTCAGGCCGCCGGTATGGAAGAACGGCAGCACGTTGAGCAAGACGTCGTCGCGCGTGATCTGGTTGGCCAGCATCGCGTTGACGGCGTTGAAGAACACCATGCCGTAGGTCTGGATCACTCCCTTGGGCTTGCCGGTGGTGCCGGAGGTGTAGAGCAGGTGCCAGATTTCGTTCTCGTCGCGGCACGGCATCTCGATGATGCGGCCGGACGCGGCGTCGAGCACGGCCTCATATTCGGTCCAGCCGCCGGGCACGTCGGCGGCTTCGTCATCGGCCAGGTGCAGCACCGCGCGCAGCGGCACCGCACGCGCCAGCTCCGCCGCCACGCCCAGGAAGCCGTCGCCCGCCACCAGCACTTGCGGCGTGCAGTCGTGCAGGATCGGCAGCAGCTCGGCCGCGGGCAGGCGCCAGTTCAGGCACACCATCACCATGCCGGCCTTGGCGCAGCCATAAAGCATCTCGAGATAGTCGGAGCTGTTGTGCGCCAGCACCGCCACGCGCGTGCCCGGCGCCAGCCGCAGATGGTCGCGCAGGTATTCGGCAAAGCGGCTGGCGCGCTCGTCGACGTGGCGATAGGTCACGTGGCGGCCGCTCTCCACGTCCACCAGCGCGACCTTGTCGGGGAAATGCTGCGCGTTCCGGTGCAGCCAGTCGATCACGTACATGGGCTGGCCTCCGCTCAGCTGGCGATGTCCTGGACCGGCCCGCTGCGGCGCAGCCGCCCCACCACGCCTTGCGGGAAATAATAGACGCTGAGCACGAACAGCAGGCCCAGCCACAGCAGCCAGCGGTCGGGATGCAGCAGCGCCGACAGCAGCGGCAGCGCGGCGGTGCCGTCGCTGGCGAGCTTCATCACATCCTGCAGGTAGGTCTGCGCCAGCAGGAACAGCACGGTGCCGATCACCGCGCCGTAGAGCGTGCCCATGCCGCCGATCACCACGATCAGCAGGATGTCGACCATGATCTCGAACGACAGCGAGGTGTCGGGGCCGTTGTAGCGCAGCCAGATGGCCATCAGCACGCCCGCCAGCGTCGCGAACATCGCCGACAGCACCGTCGACACCGTACGGTAGACCACGGTGCGGTAGCCGATCGCCTCGGCGCGGAAGTCGTTCTCGCGGATCGCCTGCAGCACCCGGCCGAACGGCGAGTTGACGATGCGCAGCAGCGCCAGGAACAGCACCAGCGCGCCGCCGAATACCAGGTAGTAGCTCAGCAGCTTGCCGCTTAGCGGCACGCCCAGCCATTCGGCGTCGCCCAGCGTAAAGCCGGGACGCAGCACCTCCGGCACCTTGAAGGTCAATCCATCCTCGCCGCCGGTCCACTCCGACAGCTGCGACACCAGCGTGGCGAAGGCGGTGGCCACCGCCAGCGTGATCATGGCAAAG
This Cupriavidus nantongensis DNA region includes the following protein-coding sequences:
- a CDS encoding branched-chain amino acid ABC transporter permease; translation: MIRLLSGDLPRSRVLAALLLLILIALACAPFAFPGARALNMAAKICIFVVLVASYDLLLGYTGIVSFAHTMFFGIGGYGVAIAMSRMEPGWGALLAGTAGALAVSALLALLIGLFSLRVRAIFFAMITLAVATAFATLVSQLSEWTGGEDGLTFKVPEVLRPGFTLGDAEWLGVPLSGKLLSYYLVFGGALVLFLALLRIVNSPFGRVLQAIRENDFRAEAIGYRTVVYRTVSTVLSAMFATLAGVLMAIWLRYNGPDTSLSFEIMVDILLIVVIGGMGTLYGAVIGTVLFLLAQTYLQDVMKLASDGTAALPLLSALLHPDRWLLWLGLLFVLSVYYFPQGVVGRLRRSGPVQDIAS
- a CDS encoding acyl-CoA synthetase, giving the protein MYVIDWLHRNAQHFPDKVALVDVESGRHVTYRHVDERASRFAEYLRDHLRLAPGTRVAVLAHNSSDYLEMLYGCAKAGMVMVCLNWRLPAAELLPILHDCTPQVLVAGDGFLGVAAELARAVPLRAVLHLADDEAADVPGGWTEYEAVLDAASGRIIEMPCRDENEIWHLLYTSGTTGKPKGVIQTYGMVFFNAVNAMLANQITRDDVLLNVLPFFHTGGLNLYANPVLHAGGTVHIMRQFEPQAVLARLDRGSGTGITMFFAVPSVYLFLSQHPGFAQADLSGVRNMAAGGSPVPRPLLEAYLAKGVTIRFGFGMTETGPTVFVCDEDTARRKLGSIGKPVGSMLTRIVDPLGVDVGPGERGELLIKGPGVTPGYWNLPEATAQALRDGWLHSGDIAYCDEDGDYYIVDRAKDMFISGGENVYPAEVENVLFQLPGVAEAAVIGTPDPRWGEVGMALVVLRPGAALDADAVIAHCKAHLAGYKVPRQVRFLDALPRTPSGKVEKHKLRAGLAGNSG